A part of Paenibacillus sp. 481 genomic DNA contains:
- a CDS encoding glycosyltransferase family 2 protein, translating to MENKKLFSILVPIYYNELNIPNTVPRLKNLQQLLPEYELEFVFVDDGSGDKSLQLLLEEKEKDSRIKIVKLSKNCGSMAAIQAGLHHIDGDVVGIISADLQDPPELFADMLGHWEKGNKVVLATRQDREESISQKAFSNTYYYFMDKLAIKGYPQGGFDFVLVDRQVVRELNQINEKNTNIMSLIYWLGHDRTMIPYTREERKLGKSRWTLSKKIKLFIDSFVSFSYVPIRFMSLTGFIVAAFSFIYGIFVVINALTGVASIQGWTSIIALITFLIGLIMIMLGIIGEYLWRILDETRKRPAFIIDEVFK from the coding sequence ATGGAGAATAAAAAGCTTTTCTCTATTCTTGTTCCGATTTATTATAACGAGCTTAATATTCCAAATACTGTACCCAGACTAAAAAATCTTCAGCAGTTATTGCCTGAATATGAGTTGGAATTTGTTTTTGTAGATGATGGATCAGGAGATAAGTCACTTCAATTATTATTGGAAGAAAAAGAGAAAGATTCAAGAATAAAGATAGTGAAACTAAGTAAAAACTGTGGGTCTATGGCTGCTATACAAGCGGGTCTTCATCATATTGATGGGGATGTAGTAGGTATTATCTCGGCTGATTTGCAAGATCCTCCAGAGTTGTTTGCTGATATGCTTGGACATTGGGAAAAAGGTAACAAGGTTGTTCTCGCAACGAGACAGGACCGTGAAGAATCCATCTCTCAAAAGGCATTTTCTAATACGTATTACTACTTTATGGACAAGCTTGCGATCAAGGGATATCCTCAGGGAGGATTTGACTTTGTGCTAGTCGACAGGCAAGTCGTTCGAGAATTGAATCAAATCAATGAAAAAAACACAAATATTATGAGCCTCATTTACTGGTTAGGTCATGATAGAACTATGATACCCTATACTCGCGAAGAGAGAAAACTGGGGAAATCAAGATGGACACTGTCTAAGAAAATCAAGCTATTTATCGACTCTTTTGTCAGTTTTTCTTACGTGCCGATTCGATTTATGTCTTTAACTGGCTTTATTGTTGCAGCTTTTAGTTTTATCTATGGAATATTCGTAGTCATCAATGCCCTTACAGGAGTAGCCAGCATTCAAGGTTGGACTTCAATAATTGCGTTAATCACATTTTTAATTGGACTTATTATGATCATGTTAGGAATAATCGGAGAATATTTATGGAGAATACTGGATGAAACGCGCAAAAGGCCTGCATTCATTATTGATGAAGTTTTTAAGTAA
- a CDS encoding LTA synthase family protein, with product MIIIGINIFFVKISGSSWKDNNFVYASINNTLTAAVNKMDSTYEAAIPSDILSRVNNDESINTGKILVSNGGKEKKNVLMIVLEGIPGAYFADVQKSLNVKHPLQLESLNKLRDNSLVVPNFIAHNNQTIRGLYSLLSGDYPKLDASTPKAYEYMQIQSNRNQMLPQLLKQEGYETAFIQAAPLEFMSKDQFMKQAGFDTIIGSEGFTKSYVPFGWGIDDKAFFEQVEDYLLNMDKADKPWFTTLLTVGTHHPFAVPKEYEDKYPNRKDAAVKYLDESLANFFEFLDHSGIGKDTLVLIVSDESHGVDNQPYGSNWGTSIAYSSDIKNNIINEGVYGQKDILASILDYVNPEKYKKNIGRSIFREYSTDEPILFGSHYNGDIFYSTNKGKVLHVDNKGDTYELVSENGQMFSSEYSKVTVDNNNIKNELLLYKQYVSRPLSDNLGRINIISEKEFQFTGNKRAIITDGQYVSLPENTFVTVELDYEVSNLKSGDLVTIELDNNDNVIHNKVIDSNNPKGEITHSFYNEKKQAGYSFRMFISSEFNSQTDRKEIQINNLSISFSKEAPSIDKKSVFNSYEKDKLYLAKNLIPLMFVTPNTYKTSNNSIISSKENIGIINVFGPYQRYLKGSYILEYKLKMKSNSINQTDDIFELDVISNNKQKVLSFKKHKLKDLKHDGSYYYAQLPFDVVDEADILELRLKKLASLDMEISEISTKKVE from the coding sequence ATGATAATAATAGGAATTAATATTTTTTTTGTGAAGATATCTGGTTCTTCGTGGAAAGATAACAATTTTGTTTATGCATCAATTAATAATACGCTCACAGCGGCGGTAAATAAAATGGATAGCACTTACGAGGCTGCTATACCTTCTGACATATTAAGTAGGGTTAATAATGATGAATCAATAAATACAGGAAAGATACTGGTGTCCAATGGTGGTAAAGAGAAAAAGAACGTATTGATGATCGTTCTTGAAGGAATTCCAGGAGCATACTTTGCAGACGTTCAAAAATCATTAAATGTCAAACATCCGCTACAATTGGAATCTTTAAATAAGCTTAGAGACAATAGTTTAGTAGTTCCCAATTTTATTGCACACAATAATCAAACGATTAGAGGATTATATTCTTTGTTAAGTGGAGATTACCCTAAACTGGATGCCTCTACTCCAAAAGCTTATGAATATATGCAGATTCAAAGTAATCGGAATCAAATGCTACCACAGCTCTTAAAGCAAGAAGGATATGAAACTGCATTTATTCAAGCTGCTCCACTAGAATTTATGTCTAAAGATCAATTTATGAAACAGGCTGGATTTGACACAATTATTGGATCTGAAGGTTTTACAAAATCATATGTCCCTTTTGGATGGGGAATAGATGATAAGGCATTCTTCGAACAAGTTGAAGATTATTTACTGAACATGGATAAAGCTGATAAACCATGGTTTACAACGCTATTAACGGTAGGTACGCATCATCCATTTGCTGTGCCGAAGGAATATGAAGATAAGTATCCCAACCGAAAAGATGCTGCAGTAAAATACTTAGATGAATCCCTGGCTAATTTTTTTGAGTTCTTAGATCATTCAGGTATAGGAAAAGATACTCTAGTATTGATTGTGTCTGATGAGTCACATGGGGTAGACAATCAACCGTATGGCTCCAACTGGGGAACTAGTATCGCATATTCTTCTGATATCAAAAATAACATAATCAATGAAGGGGTATATGGTCAAAAAGACATTTTGGCTTCAATACTGGACTATGTTAATCCAGAAAAATATAAAAAAAATATAGGTCGAAGTATATTTAGAGAGTATAGTACTGACGAGCCGATATTGTTTGGGTCACATTATAACGGAGATATTTTCTATTCGACGAATAAAGGGAAAGTGCTGCACGTTGATAATAAGGGAGATACTTATGAGTTAGTATCAGAAAATGGTCAGATGTTTTCAAGTGAATACAGTAAAGTTACAGTCGATAATAACAACATTAAAAACGAATTATTGCTATATAAACAATATGTCAGTAGGCCACTTAGTGATAACTTAGGAAGAATAAATATTATAAGTGAAAAAGAATTCCAATTTACAGGGAATAAACGTGCTATCATTACAGATGGACAATATGTTTCTTTACCAGAAAACACTTTTGTTACAGTTGAACTTGATTACGAAGTATCAAATCTTAAATCAGGCGATTTGGTAACAATCGAGTTAGATAACAATGATAATGTAATTCATAATAAAGTTATTGATAGTAACAATCCGAAAGGTGAGATAACTCATTCTTTTTATAATGAGAAAAAGCAGGCAGGATACAGTTTTCGAATGTTTATAAGTTCAGAATTTAACAGTCAAACCGATCGTAAGGAAATCCAAATCAACAATTTGTCGATTTCGTTTTCAAAGGAAGCTCCGAGCATTGATAAAAAATCGGTGTTTAACTCTTACGAAAAAGACAAGTTATATTTAGCAAAAAACTTGATACCCTTAATGTTTGTTACACCTAATACTTATAAAACGTCTAATAATAGTATTATTAGTAGTAAAGAGAATATAGGTATAATCAATGTGTTTGGCCCTTATCAAAGGTATTTGAAAGGTTCTTATATATTGGAGTATAAATTGAAAATGAAAAGTAATAGTATCAATCAAACAGATGATATATTCGAGCTAGATGTAATAAGTAACAACAAACAAAAGGTGCTATCCTTCAAAAAACATAAATTAAAGGATCTTAAACATGATGGTTCTTATTATTATGCTCAACTGCCTTTTGATGTTGTTGATGAGGCTGACATTCTCGAATTAAGACTTAAAAAACTCGCCTCTTTAGATATGGAAATAAGTGAAATTTCGACAAAGAAAGTCGAATAA
- a CDS encoding DegT/DnrJ/EryC1/StrS family aminotransferase — translation MISFLDLKQINLRHEAEMMEAIQKFIHSGWYVLGEGVKQFEAEFAQYCGTKHCIGVANGLDALALIIKAYDIGEGDEVIVPSNTYIASILSVSMNGATPVLVEPDLHTYNIDPALIEDKITSKTKAIMVVHLYGQLCDMDAINGLAKKYNLKVIEDCAQSHGAKYSGNRAGNLGDAAAFSFYPGKNLGALGDAGAITTNDDSLAQRLFALRNYGSHKKYENIFKGVNSRLDEMQASILSVKLKYLDEDNMKRRQIADYFMNNIDNPLIIKPTTTDEQESHVWHLFVVRTANRDDLQKYLMDNGIQTLIHYPIPPHKQEAYKEWSEMEFHISEKIHNEVISLPISPVMDMEDVRKVVEVINRYGE, via the coding sequence ATGATTAGTTTCCTGGATTTAAAACAGATAAATTTGCGTCATGAAGCTGAAATGATGGAAGCCATACAGAAGTTTATTCACTCGGGCTGGTATGTTCTCGGTGAAGGTGTTAAGCAGTTTGAGGCTGAATTTGCTCAATATTGTGGAACTAAACATTGTATCGGCGTTGCGAACGGGCTAGATGCACTTGCGCTTATTATTAAGGCATATGATATTGGAGAAGGGGACGAGGTTATCGTTCCTTCGAATACGTATATCGCCTCAATTCTCTCAGTATCAATGAATGGAGCAACTCCAGTACTTGTTGAACCGGACTTGCATACCTATAATATAGATCCTGCTTTAATTGAAGACAAAATAACTTCTAAAACTAAAGCTATTATGGTTGTTCATCTTTATGGACAGCTATGCGATATGGATGCTATTAATGGTTTGGCTAAAAAATACAATTTGAAAGTTATAGAAGATTGTGCACAATCCCATGGAGCGAAATATAGTGGGAATAGAGCAGGTAACCTCGGGGATGCAGCAGCTTTTAGTTTCTACCCAGGTAAGAACTTGGGGGCTTTAGGTGATGCAGGTGCGATTACTACAAATGATGATTCCTTGGCTCAAAGGCTTTTTGCTTTGAGGAATTACGGATCTCACAAAAAATATGAAAATATTTTTAAAGGGGTCAATAGTAGATTAGACGAAATGCAAGCATCCATTTTAAGCGTGAAATTAAAGTATCTTGATGAAGATAATATGAAGCGAAGACAAATTGCTGATTATTTCATGAATAATATCGATAACCCGCTTATTATTAAACCAACTACAACGGATGAACAGGAATCACATGTGTGGCATTTGTTTGTAGTGCGTACAGCTAATAGGGATGATTTGCAGAAGTACTTAATGGATAACGGTATTCAAACGCTGATTCATTATCCAATTCCACCACATAAACAAGAAGCTTACAAAGAGTGGAGTGAAATGGAATTCCATATATCAGAGAAAATTCATAATGAGGTTATCAGTCTACCGATCAGCCCAGTAATGGATATGGAAGATGTACGGAAAGTCGTGGAGGTAATAAATCGTTATGGAGAATAA
- a CDS encoding heptaprenylglyceryl phosphate synthase, which translates to MAASANGNNTIQDIQLLQWKHVFKLDPDKEIDDTTLERICLSGSDAIIVGGSSGVTFDNTVDLMARIRRFELPAVQEVSDLDAVVPGFDAYFIPMVLNTTSTEWLVGQHMRAIEQYGYMIPWDLIIPEGYIILNPDATAAKVSQVNSHLTASEASAYAHIADKLMRLPIVYAEYSGTFGDMETVGQIRKAASQAHVIYGGGIRTIEQAQLASQNADTIVVGNVVYDDLEAALATVAAVKTLELNS; encoded by the coding sequence ATGGCGGCTTCCGCAAATGGTAACAACACAATTCAAGACATTCAATTACTACAATGGAAACACGTGTTTAAGCTCGATCCAGATAAGGAAATCGACGATACTACGCTTGAACGGATCTGCTTATCCGGTTCAGACGCAATTATTGTGGGTGGATCGAGTGGAGTCACGTTTGATAATACAGTTGATTTGATGGCTCGTATCCGCAGGTTCGAGTTGCCTGCTGTGCAGGAGGTGTCCGATTTAGACGCGGTTGTGCCGGGGTTCGACGCTTATTTTATTCCGATGGTATTGAACACAACAAGTACGGAGTGGTTAGTAGGTCAACATATGCGAGCTATTGAGCAATATGGTTACATGATCCCATGGGATTTAATCATTCCTGAGGGATATATTATACTGAATCCAGATGCTACAGCAGCGAAGGTGAGTCAGGTGAACTCGCACCTTACTGCCAGTGAGGCATCAGCATATGCGCATATCGCAGACAAGCTAATGCGTTTGCCAATCGTGTACGCGGAGTATAGCGGAACGTTTGGTGATATGGAAACGGTAGGGCAGATCCGGAAAGCCGCCAGTCAGGCACATGTTATCTACGGTGGAGGAATCCGAACTATAGAGCAGGCTCAACTGGCTTCGCAAAATGCGGATACTATTGTGGTAGGCAATGTGGTGTATGATGATTTAGAGGCAGCTTTAGCTACAGTAGCTGCTGTGAAGACGTTAGAATTGAATAGTTAA
- the rfbB gene encoding dTDP-glucose 4,6-dehydratase yields MDNNLHKTILVTGGAGFIGSNFIPYFLDNYENYTLVNLDKLTYAGNSDNLIEVQNHPRYIFQQGDICDQALVSHLFEKYNIEGVIHFAAESHVDNSIKSPESFIETNVKGTFVLLDTAKKYWMEAPFIYKKGYENCRFHHISTDEVYGTLGETGLFTENTPYAPNSPYSASKASSDLIVRSYYHTYGMNVVTTNCSNNYGPKQHTEKLIPTIIYNALNSNTIPIYGDGKNVRDWLYVTDHCKGIDLVYHQGQNGETYNIGGRNERVNIYIADLICELLDDTVPQMRDKSLNSYKELIRYVNDRPGHDRRYAIDASKIENELNWMADENFESGIKKTVEWYVNQFMLEGK; encoded by the coding sequence ATGGATAATAATTTACATAAAACAATACTAGTTACTGGTGGAGCAGGTTTTATTGGTTCGAATTTTATACCATATTTTCTAGATAATTATGAGAACTATACTTTAGTTAACTTGGACAAGTTAACTTATGCGGGGAACAGTGATAATTTAATTGAAGTTCAAAATCATCCTAGATACATTTTTCAACAAGGTGATATTTGCGATCAAGCTTTAGTAAGTCACCTGTTTGAAAAATATAATATTGAGGGCGTAATTCATTTCGCGGCGGAATCGCACGTGGATAATTCGATTAAGTCTCCAGAATCATTTATAGAGACTAATGTAAAAGGTACTTTTGTGTTATTAGACACTGCAAAAAAGTATTGGATGGAAGCGCCGTTTATATATAAAAAAGGGTATGAGAACTGTAGATTTCATCATATTTCAACAGATGAAGTATACGGTACTTTAGGTGAAACGGGGTTGTTTACGGAGAATACTCCGTATGCACCGAATTCACCTTATAGCGCCAGCAAAGCCAGCTCTGATTTAATTGTGAGAAGTTATTATCATACCTACGGTATGAACGTAGTAACTACGAACTGTTCTAATAATTACGGTCCTAAGCAGCACACTGAAAAATTAATACCAACAATTATTTATAACGCACTCAACTCTAACACAATTCCTATTTATGGGGACGGAAAGAATGTGAGAGACTGGCTATATGTTACCGACCATTGTAAAGGTATAGACTTGGTATATCATCAGGGGCAAAATGGGGAAACCTATAACATCGGTGGGCGCAATGAGCGAGTAAATATTTATATTGCAGATCTAATCTGCGAACTATTAGATGATACGGTTCCACAAATGAGAGATAAGAGTTTGAATAGTTACAAAGAATTAATCCGTTATGTAAACGATCGTCCCGGACATGATCGTAGATATGCTATTGACGCATCTAAGATTGAAAACGAACTTAATTGGATGGCGGATGAAAATTTCGAGAGTGGCATTAAGAAGACTGTTGAATGGTACGTCAATCAATTTATGTTGGAAGGGAAATAA
- a CDS encoding acyltransferase has product MKYYKHPQSLVETDNIGANSRVWAFAHILPGAVLGENCNVNDHTFIENDVVLGDNVTVKSGVYIWDGVRIKDNVFIGPNVTFTNDLRPRSKQYPDQFLETIVEEWASIGANSTIIAGITIGKYAMIGAGSVVTKNVPNNTLWFGNPAKFVSYICNCGEKLSSDLVCSKCNKEYEHKNCILGEKND; this is encoded by the coding sequence ATGAAGTATTATAAGCATCCACAATCATTAGTTGAAACTGATAATATTGGAGCGAATTCTCGCGTATGGGCTTTTGCACATATTCTCCCAGGTGCAGTTCTAGGGGAGAATTGTAATGTCAATGACCACACTTTTATTGAGAATGATGTTGTCCTTGGAGATAATGTCACTGTGAAGTCAGGTGTCTATATATGGGATGGTGTAAGAATTAAAGATAACGTTTTTATTGGTCCTAACGTTACCTTTACTAATGATTTAAGACCGCGATCTAAACAATATCCTGATCAATTTCTTGAAACGATTGTAGAGGAATGGGCTTCGATCGGAGCTAACTCAACAATAATAGCTGGAATAACAATAGGGAAATATGCGATGATTGGTGCGGGTTCGGTGGTAACGAAGAATGTACCTAATAATACGCTATGGTTTGGAAATCCAGCCAAGTTTGTAAGTTACATTTGCAATTGTGGAGAGAAGCTATCTTCTGATTTAGTTTGCAGTAAATGTAATAAGGAATATGAACACAAAAATTGTATTCTAGGAGAGAAAAATGATTAG
- a CDS encoding sugar 3,4-ketoisomerase gives MDMKVHSDPERGSLSVIESKLQVPFDIKRVFYIYGTKQGVRRGGHAHYKTRQALIAISGSCKVSLDNTKRKDEVTLDSPQAMLLLEPNDWHEMYDFSENCVLLVLASHHYDEADYIHRYDNFCEVYKNEVL, from the coding sequence ATGGATATGAAGGTACATTCGGATCCTGAAAGAGGAAGCTTATCTGTAATAGAATCTAAGCTGCAAGTCCCTTTTGATATAAAAAGAGTGTTTTATATTTATGGGACTAAGCAAGGTGTGCGCAGAGGTGGTCATGCACATTACAAGACTAGACAAGCTCTTATTGCTATCTCTGGATCTTGTAAAGTTTCCCTCGATAATACGAAGAGAAAAGATGAAGTGACACTTGATTCACCTCAAGCCATGCTTTTACTTGAACCCAATGATTGGCATGAAATGTACGATTTTTCCGAGAATTGTGTATTGCTAGTCTTGGCTTCACATCATTACGATGAGGCAGATTATATTCATAGATATGATAACTTTTGTGAGGTGTATAAGAATGAAGTATTATAA
- a CDS encoding glycosyltransferase, giving the protein MNIAIDVLAILGPDSKNRGIGNYTTSQLKKLFEIDKDNRYFLLNFIEDVSLKELLHYSDNVSEHYFYAGEGNILLKNREYKPIIGDVVKQFIKQNEIDVFYVTAPFDRHISYDADWLSGVKTVVTLYDIIPYVFKERYLSNKTGYTEYMSCIHNIERFDKILAISQSAKDDFIEHFKTVNDQIDVIYAGIDEWYTNLNMTDEDKKHIRKQYNIQDEFIMCTGGDDDRKNISELIKAYAKMPKHLIDKYQLVIACRLSQSSVERYHDIANKNNVRDRLILTNFVPLDHLIKLYNMAHVVAFPSQYEGFGLPVIEAMACSTAVLTSNNSSLGEIARDAAILVDPFDRKDITRGLVEILESADLNDLVAKGHERLNLFQWEKVARDTLHAFESIMKNEKEEVVESEKRKIAFFTPLPPKQSGIADYSLDILNELVNYFSIDVYIDKGYVVECKLNDGIDVYSHDKFAANRNKYADIVYQVGNSDYHSYMFPYIKKYSGTVVLHDYNLHGVIHYLTARKGDLKSYKELLCEDNSNEFVANYINDISSGNSGLKIFEIASNGMVANYADKIIVHSEYVKKLLLEKNISHHVGKIPHYANVTDLNNDINEIRAKLNIADSHIVLSAFGHIHETKRIMPILKAFKKLLELKEDLLLCLVGKPSPDIKQELEQYIMSNKLEDKVIVTGYVDLTTFEDYIDATDICLNLRYPYNGETSGSFMRILAKGKCAVINDVGSFSEVPDDCCVKLSSPENTHETREIDMVYHSLKELISDKELVDNIGINARQYAENELDIKKISKKYADFIKEDTTSSLTDTLIDAIVEETKSSQWNNRNLYQLSATLAYAKSGM; this is encoded by the coding sequence ATGAATATCGCGATTGATGTATTAGCCATTTTAGGCCCGGACTCTAAAAATAGAGGAATAGGTAACTATACAACAAGTCAATTGAAAAAGTTGTTTGAAATTGACAAGGATAATAGGTATTTTCTTTTGAACTTTATTGAAGATGTCAGCTTGAAAGAACTATTGCATTATTCTGATAATGTGAGCGAACATTACTTTTACGCTGGCGAAGGAAATATATTGCTGAAAAACAGAGAATACAAACCGATAATTGGCGATGTAGTAAAACAATTTATCAAACAAAATGAAATAGATGTTTTTTATGTTACTGCTCCGTTTGATCGGCATATATCTTATGATGCTGATTGGCTAAGTGGAGTTAAGACAGTAGTTACTTTATATGATATTATCCCTTATGTATTTAAAGAAAGATATTTAAGTAATAAAACGGGTTATACAGAGTATATGAGTTGTATTCATAACATAGAACGCTTTGACAAGATACTAGCCATTTCACAGAGCGCAAAAGATGATTTTATTGAACATTTTAAAACAGTCAACGATCAAATAGATGTTATTTATGCTGGGATTGATGAATGGTATACAAATTTGAATATGACTGATGAAGACAAAAAACACATAAGAAAACAGTATAACATCCAAGATGAGTTTATTATGTGTACAGGCGGCGACGATGATAGAAAAAACATATCAGAGCTAATTAAAGCATATGCAAAAATGCCAAAACACTTAATTGATAAATATCAACTTGTTATTGCTTGTAGACTGAGTCAAAGTTCAGTGGAGCGTTACCATGATATTGCTAATAAAAACAATGTGCGGGATAGATTGATACTTACAAACTTTGTTCCACTGGATCATTTGATTAAATTATACAATATGGCGCATGTCGTCGCCTTCCCTTCTCAATATGAGGGTTTCGGGTTGCCAGTTATAGAAGCTATGGCTTGCAGCACAGCTGTGCTAACTTCAAACAATTCCAGCTTGGGCGAAATTGCTCGAGACGCGGCTATATTAGTTGACCCGTTTGATAGAAAGGACATTACTAGAGGGTTAGTTGAAATCCTTGAATCGGCTGATTTAAACGATCTGGTTGCCAAAGGGCACGAACGCTTGAATTTATTCCAATGGGAGAAAGTAGCGAGAGATACATTGCATGCTTTTGAATCCATTATGAAAAATGAAAAAGAAGAAGTTGTCGAATCGGAAAAGCGAAAAATAGCATTTTTTACGCCTCTGCCTCCTAAGCAGTCTGGGATTGCAGATTATAGTTTAGATATACTAAACGAGCTAGTTAATTACTTTTCGATTGATGTCTATATTGATAAGGGCTATGTTGTAGAATGTAAATTGAATGATGGTATAGATGTGTATAGTCATGATAAATTTGCTGCGAATAGAAATAAATATGCTGATATAGTGTATCAGGTTGGCAATAGTGATTATCATTCATATATGTTTCCATATATAAAGAAATACTCTGGAACGGTTGTGCTTCATGACTATAACTTACACGGTGTTATTCATTATTTAACAGCTAGAAAAGGTGACCTGAAATCGTATAAAGAGTTATTATGCGAAGACAATAGCAATGAGTTTGTAGCGAACTATATTAATGATATTAGTTCTGGTAACAGTGGGTTGAAAATATTTGAAATAGCGAGTAATGGTATGGTTGCGAATTATGCCGACAAAATCATTGTTCATAGCGAGTATGTTAAAAAATTGTTGTTGGAGAAAAACATTAGTCATCATGTTGGAAAAATACCTCATTATGCTAATGTTACTGATTTGAACAACGATATTAATGAAATCAGAGCAAAATTAAATATTGCGGACAGCCACATTGTGCTATCTGCTTTTGGGCATATTCACGAAACAAAGAGGATCATGCCAATTTTAAAAGCATTTAAAAAGTTACTGGAATTGAAGGAAGATCTATTGCTTTGTTTAGTAGGAAAACCGTCACCTGATATTAAACAAGAGCTAGAGCAATATATCATGAGTAATAAGCTGGAAGATAAAGTTATTGTCACGGGTTATGTTGATTTAACCACTTTTGAGGACTATATTGATGCAACTGACATTTGTCTGAATTTAAGGTATCCGTACAATGGGGAAACATCAGGCAGCTTTATGAGAATTCTCGCTAAGGGGAAATGCGCTGTTATAAATGATGTGGGCAGTTTCTCAGAGGTACCGGATGACTGTTGTGTTAAATTATCTTCACCTGAAAACACGCATGAAACACGTGAAATTGACATGGTGTATCATTCGTTAAAAGAGTTAATATCAGATAAAGAATTAGTTGATAATATCGGGATAAATGCTAGGCAATATGCAGAGAATGAACTCGATATCAAGAAAATTTCGAAGAAGTACGCTGATTTCATAAAAGAAGATACTACATCATCATTAACAGATACACTAATCGATGCCATTGTCGAGGAAACAAAATCAAGTCAGTGGAATAATCGCAATTTATATCAATTGTCAGCTACGTTAGCATATGCTAAAAGTGGTATGTAA
- the rfbA gene encoding glucose-1-phosphate thymidylyltransferase RfbA, which yields MKGIILAGGSGTRLYPLTKTISKQLLPIYDKPMIYYPLSVLMLAGIKDILIISTPEDTPRFEQLLGAGDELGIQLSYAVQPNPDGLAQAFIIGEEFIGNDRVALILGDNIYYGQGFSELLMKVAKREEGATVFGYKVKDPKRFGVVEFDHDLKVKSIEEKPEHPKSQFAVTGLYFYDNDVVQIAKQIQPSARGELEITDINNAYLKVGKLNVELLGRGFAWLDTGTHDSLMQASHFIETVEKRQGFKVACIEEIAYYKGYISAEQLVALGQSMSKNDYGQYLLDIAKQSASDKENQKETELTYYG from the coding sequence ATGAAAGGAATCATCTTAGCAGGCGGTAGCGGGACGCGGTTATATCCTTTAACTAAGACTATATCCAAACAGTTGCTTCCTATTTATGATAAACCGATGATCTATTATCCTTTATCTGTCCTTATGCTAGCTGGTATTAAGGATATACTGATAATCTCAACTCCGGAGGACACTCCTAGATTTGAACAACTTTTAGGAGCTGGAGATGAATTGGGGATTCAGCTTAGTTATGCTGTTCAACCGAATCCAGATGGATTGGCTCAGGCTTTCATTATCGGTGAAGAGTTTATAGGAAACGATCGAGTTGCTTTAATTTTGGGGGACAACATCTATTATGGGCAAGGTTTCTCAGAACTGTTAATGAAGGTTGCGAAGCGTGAAGAAGGAGCAACTGTATTCGGTTATAAAGTTAAAGATCCTAAACGGTTCGGTGTCGTGGAATTCGACCATGATTTAAAAGTGAAGTCAATTGAAGAGAAACCGGAGCATCCTAAATCTCAATTTGCTGTTACAGGGTTGTACTTTTATGATAACGATGTTGTCCAGATTGCTAAACAAATACAGCCATCGGCCAGAGGTGAACTAGAAATTACAGATATAAATAATGCCTACCTTAAGGTGGGCAAATTAAATGTTGAGCTTCTTGGTCGAGGATTCGCTTGGTTGGATACAGGAACACATGATTCTTTAATGCAAGCCTCTCATTTTATTGAAACGGTAGAGAAGAGACAAGGCTTTAAAGTGGCGTGTATTGAAGAAATAGCGTATTACAAAGGATACATTTCAGCTGAACAATTAGTAGCACTCGGACAAAGCATGTCCAAAAATGATTACGGACAGTATTTGTTGGATATCGCAAAGCAAAGTGCTTCAGATAAAGAAAATCAAAAAGAAACGGAACTAACGTATTATGGATAA
- a CDS encoding GtrA family protein — MKFLSKEFLKFVVVGIVNTASTYLIYLLLLSVLSYTLSYTVSYVCGIFISYVLNTYYVFKEKLNYKKMIQYPLVYVVQYVLNAIMLYLLIDYLGLEKEYAPLIVIILSIPITFILSRLIIKKND, encoded by the coding sequence ATGAAGTTTTTAAGTAAGGAATTTTTGAAATTCGTGGTCGTTGGTATAGTTAATACGGCGAGCACCTATTTAATATATTTACTGCTACTGAGTGTTTTATCGTATACGTTGTCGTATACAGTTTCTTATGTTTGCGGCATTTTCATTTCCTATGTGCTGAACACTTACTATGTATTTAAAGAGAAGTTGAATTACAAAAAAATGATTCAATATCCTTTGGTTTACGTTGTCCAGTATGTTTTAAATGCAATAATGCTGTATCTACTAATTGATTATTTAGGATTAGAAAAAGAGTATGCTCCACTTATAGTTATCATACTTTCTATTCCGATAACCTTTATTCTAAGTAGATTGATTATTAAAAAAAATGACTGA